In the genome of Trypanosoma brucei gambiense DAL972 chromosome 11, complete sequence, the window ACGTACGAGCGGCGGCAGCAAgtggagagggaaacaaatGGCCATCACCCTCAAAGTTGAATAATTTGCCATGGTGGGTGTATGTGGCGGGTGCAACAATGATTAATCCACTTGACTGCAATTTCCATCCCTTCAGCAGGGAGATGGATTGTAAAAAGTGCATCCGTTAATTTTTATTCAGTACTGGTCGGTGCCGTGCTGGTATGGGGGCTCGGGCAACGGAGGGGCATATCCTTCAACCCTTTCTTCCCTGCTTCTTTACAAAAAGAGATTGTGAAACTGTTGGGATGCGTTTATAATGTTCTTATGTGGAGGGTGTGATGGTGTTGAAGACATGGAAAAGCGACTATATATAGTCGATAAAAAAAGGTCAGTAATTTTTACTTGGCAGCGCACGAGATCACCGCTTGTTGCATTCAGTTATGGGAACCACAAGTATTCCAACTACAAAGTTTGTGAAACGCTCACTAAAACGGCCGAAGGAACTCTGCCAATGTATGCGAACTCGCGGCAAGAGGctggaaagcaaaaaattcCACGGCCGCTCGCGCCACCCGGGTGGAACTTTGCGTTTCAACTGCGAACCGGAAAGAAACAATAGCATCCCGAATTCAATAATAACCACAAATGCCCACTTCCTAGTACACCCCTGTCTGTCCACCCGACGAATATAGATGCAATTTACATATGTGGAACCTAGCAAGTTGCTAAACATCGCCTCCTTTTGTTAATAAAAAATGAGACCCTTTAATTGCAGCAAAATCGAAAATTataaacacatacatgtGCGCACGTTACTTAATGTGAGATAAAGAGAAACCAACAGAAAGCTCAGAAATAATAGCAGGAGACGTTCATCGCATCAACACAATATCACATGTCAAAACACGATTTTAGCCGTTGCGACAAGTCACAACGCCGCGTAGACACGGGAATCGCACGATACTCGTTTGAAATAGATggaacaaacacaaaactgTTGTTTGCCACAACACCACAGCTAGTGCGCAAACAAGAGAACGATGGCAGAGGATACATACCCCGTATGGAAATTCCTTCACATACAGTAACGGACGATCTTATAATAACTCATAACCAACAAAGTGTAGACCACGTGGGAAAGTTACAAAGTTAAAAagactttacttttttatgtatcagcaaaaataaagactACAGTCACAGCCACCTTTGAGATGAAAGTTGCATACCGCCCTTATTTTTGTCCAAACCATTTCCCCTTTGATCCCTTCGTTTTGTCGTTTGTAAGACATCGTAACGCTAAATAGAGACTAAACAAACAATGCCGGCAGTTTTGTACGGTTTGAGTTCTGCACCACACACACGGGCGTCCTCTCACCGTATGAGGCACGTGACGCTACAACGAGGTGCAAAGGTTATTGggtcgctgttgttgttaataATGCTGACAGTCGGTTCACTCGCAAGGCCAATTGAAGCAACAGATGTTGTGACAGTCAAAGTGCTGAGCCTCATGTACGGCGCCGGCTCCCCCAACGACGTCGTTGACTCCCTCAACGCAGGTCTGGGTGCATCCCTTGCAGCACGTGAAGATGAAGTGAGCTCGATGTTCAAGGTTTCTCTAATCCAACCTTCGTCGTACGATGAGCCAATCGAGCAGTTGTTTAACACCACAGTAGAAAGGACGAACAACGAGCTTCTGGTCATCGTGGGGCCACTGGGTAATCAAAATGTACTTTGGGTACAAGACAGGCTAGAGGTGCATGATTTGGTTGCCTTTGCACCTCTTTCTTACTCTGATAAAACCCGTGGGTGGAATCCCCACTTCTATTATCCAAGTGTCGAGCCAGATGCCGAGTTACTTGCCCTCGTCCGCTATGCTATCGTATTCCTTCGGGTCCCGCGCGTAGGCTTCATGTACCTCAAGGACACGCACTTTGGTGAGACCTCGCTTCTATTCGCACGGGATGTGATGTCTATGATGGGATATAAGTTGTGTGGCACGTTTGCTATCGAAGGCGGTGATGATCGGAGCGAGGACGCTACATTCGAGGCGGAGTGGAAACAATTTGTGGATACACGCCCGCAGGCTGTTCTGTTATTTGGTTCCCCACACGACCTCACCGCGAAGTTCATTACGAAGATGGTGACGGATAATCGCACGGCAGGAGCGTATGTACTTACCGTCTCCAATATGCAAAATTTCCTACTCAAGAACTGGAAGAATGCACTGGAGGTGGCTGGTGCCAATCTCAAACCCGGACAAATCGTCATCACCGGCACAAGCCCACTCGCTGGTGATGCGCAATATGAAGTGATCCAACGCTTCCAAAGGGAGATGACTAAACACCTAGAGACAAACAAGGACTGGGGCGGTTTTGCGAAGCCAGGGCACTTTAGCACTAACCACAATGATGGGGAACTGATGGTTCTCGGGTGGCTCGCTGGGGAGTTGCTTGTGCGGGCACTAGTTGAAAGTGTCTCATTAACGAATCGTACCCTATTCAAGGCTTCACTGTATAATCAGCGCCGCTACCTGATCGACGACATGGTGATTGGTGACTTTGGCGGTGAATGCAGTGAGGACGCACAACGTCAAGGTGCCGTCCGCCGTTGCAACCAAGGGGGTAATATAGTGTACATGAAGAAGGTTGTTGACCAATATCATTTGGAACCACTAAGGGAAGGATTCCTGACCTGGGGTACATCGCGGTGCTTCAGCGAGGGTGTCCGCGTAGGTGCCCCGCTTAGCGGTGTCGTCATATTGGCGTCCGATCACACTGTTGCTCATCGTGCCAATTCTCGGTACTTTAGTGGTGCAACGGCTCTCTCACGTAACGACCGGATCTGGGAGGATGACAGGCTCTTCCTTCATCCCCTCGAGTCCTCACTTTCAGGGGCGGCAACAGACCTTCACGATAACCGCGATAAAATTGTCATTTCTGCTGTCTTCGGCGTCGTGACCAATGATGTGCTTAGCACAGAAggtcttattttctttgaccCGATGGTGGTTTTCCCTCAGTTGAGTATGTTCAGACGGCATGTTATACACTTCTTTCCTACGCTCGCACAGGAGCTCTACGTATTCGCCCGATACCTCTCACACTCGGAAAGCAGCTTCGCCGATGCCATTATCCGAAGCGATGAGGCAGGTGAAATTGCCAAGGTATTGGCAATGTCATTGGTGACATTTGGCGTGTCACCTGGTTTTGGAGTGTTCTTGGATGTTGCTTCCCCTATTCGTGAAAGTCATCTCAAACGCGGTGGCGACACGTTCGTCCTTGGACTCACAGCTCCTGATGTAAAATTGATATCCAAGCACCTTGAAACCCACCCTGAGGCTCGAGTTTTCATCACCTTCACGGACCTGGTACTGCTGTACGAGGAGTTCATATCAGAGTTCAATGCAACTACAAGCACTAAAGCACAGCGCCTATTTTTCGCCACTAGTTTACCGCATTGGGCTGATAATAGTTCCAAATCAGAAACCATTACTGCTTACCACAGAGCTATTCCCGATCCGAAGCAGTGGTCACCGATGTCACTGCGTGGTTTCGCTATCGCCCGAGTGATGCAAACTCTCCTAGCACCcatgaagaaagtgaatgcCGCTTTACTCGCAGAGCAAGTGTTTTGGCAAACGTCGTTTGTTGTCGATGACATGAAGTATGGGCCCTTTAACGATGTCGACTGCGTCGCTAACGGCGTGCAACTGTCGAGTAATTGTGTTTGGAACTACGGTGCCACAGATATCGCTGTGTGGTCCTTCGCTCGTGTTCTGAACCCTTCTCTTCCTGTAGCGGAGGATCCCATTACGCCTTCGATGGAGTATAAGAAGCCTCGCGAGCAACTAACATCCTCTGAGATTGCTGGTATCGTAATGGGGTCAGTTATCGCGTTGATGCTCTTTGCTACCCTTGGTGTTGCACTACTATGCAGTAGGCGGAACAAGCGTGATAACGACCGAGCGCCGAGGGAACCAACTGATCCCGTGACACTTATCTTCACTGACATCGAGAACAGCACAGCCCAGTGGGCGGCGCATCCCGATCTCATGACGGAGGCGGTAGCCGCGCACCACCGCTTGATCCGTGCACTGGTGCTGAGCCATAACTGCTACGAAGTTAAGACCATTGGAGACTCCTTCATGATCGCGAGCAAGCACCCGTCCCAAGCGGTTCAACTGGCAGCAGATGTTCAACTCATGTTCTTGCACAACGACTGGGGTACGGATGTATTCGACAATTTCTACCGTGAGTTGGAGGAAACGAATGCGAAGGAGGATAATGAATACACTTCTCCTACTGCATGTCTGGACCCCGAAGTGTACAGTCGGTTATGGAGTGGTTTACGCGTACGCATTGGTATTCACACCgggttgtgtgatattcggCATGATGAAGTCACAAAAGGTTACGATTACTACGGTCCCGCCACCAACATGGCAGCACGCACGGAGAGTGTTGCTAACGGTGGGCAAGTATTAATAACACATGCAACTTATATGTCTCTGAGTGAGTCGGAGCGGCAACAGTTCGGTGTGACCGCACTCGGACCCGTGGCATTGCGTGGCGTTCCTCAACCGGTGCAGCTGTACCAGCTAAGTGCGGTACCGGGTCGTACCTTTGCAGCCCTACGCCTTGACCGGGAGTATTTCTTCGAAGATGAAAATGAGACCACCAACTCCACAAGCGAAAATAGCTCGTCACGTGCGGAGCTCGGTGAATCGGCACAAATGATTATGACTTCACTTCAGATGTTGCTCAGTACCTTCAAGGGTCCGCAGCGTGAGAAATTGCTAACGCCGTACTGTGAGCGCTGGCGTGTGCCGCTACCCCGGAAGTGTACAAGAGTGTGGGATGAGGAATATTGTCAGGAGGTTATGCGTCGCATTGCTGCAAAGGTCGGGCACGTGGCGGACCACTGTGCGGTGGGTCAAAGCAATCACTCCACAAGTACACTGAGCAGCGCATCAGTGGTGATTATCTCCGAAAACAAAGCTTTCCTCGATACATGTTCTTCCATGCTTTGACGTCACGCCTGCACGTGTTTATGCGGACATGTTAGCAGTTAAATATGTACGATCTTCCTCTGTATAGTCTAGTTATTAACCATTGAGTTAGCCAAGACCTGTTAACTTTCCGGTGTGAgcgttcttttttgttttcattttttactCTGAGTACTTTACAAATCAATAAGGCTTCGAgaatgttgttttcctttctttttccttactGCGTTACGGTAGCGGcgtttttttatcttttttaatAACCTCAGGGACCTCTATGTAATATGCCAATTAGTTACATCTCTCTAGGATAGGCATAATTTCTCATgatgtataaatataaatatcttttttttatttttatttttatgtataTGCTTATCTAATctatgtattttattttcttgtttcaTTTCCTCTTATGACTATTAATGTTTTCATCTTACACTAATTCAAATTTTTTCCACCCCGTATTACCGAACACATTTGTCACATTGGGCTCCGGTTCGGGATTTTGAAGACGCCTGGCTCATGCCTTCCTCCACTGCATAACACTGCCCATAACCGTTTAGCGG includes:
- a CDS encoding receptor-type adenylate cyclase GRESAG: MPAVLYGLSSAPHTRASSHRMRHVTLQRGAKVIGSLLLLIMLTVGSLARPIEATDVVTVKVLSLMYGAGSPNDVVDSLNAGLGASLAAREDEVSSMFKVSLIQPSSYDEPIEQLFNTTVERTNNELLVIVGPLGNQNVLWVQDRLEVHDLVAFAPLSYSDKTRGWNPHFYYPSVEPDAELLALVRYAIVFLRVPRVGFMYLKDTHFGETSLLFARDVMSMMGYKLCGTFAIEGGDDRSEDATFEAEWKQFVDTRPQAVLLFGSPHDLTAKFITKMVTDNRTAGAYVLTVSNMQNFLLKNWKNALEVAGANLKPGQIVITGTSPLAGDAQYEVIQRFQREMTKHLETNKDWGGFAKPGHFSTNHNDGELMVLGWLAGELLVRALVESVSLTNRTLFKASLYNQRRYLIDDMVIGDFGGECSEDAQRQGAVRRCNQGGNIVYMKKVVDQYHLEPLREGFLTWGTSRCFSEGVRVGAPLSGVVILASDHTVAHRANSRYFSGATALSRNDRIWEDDRLFLHPLESSLSGAATDLHDNRDKIVISAVFGVVTNDVLSTEGLIFFDPMVVFPQLSMFRRHVIHFFPTLAQELYVFARYLSHSESSFADAIIRSDEAGEIAKVLAMSLVTFGVSPGFGVFLDVASPIRESHLKRGGDTFVLGLTAPDVKLISKHLETHPEARVFITFTDLVLLYEEFISEFNATTSTKAQRLFFATSLPHWADNSSKSETITAYHRAIPDPKQWSPMSLRGFAIARVMQTLLAPMKKVNAALLAEQVFWQTSFVVDDMKYGPFNDVDCVANGVQLSSNCVWNYGATDIAVWSFARVLNPSLPVAEDPITPSMEYKKPREQLTSSEIAGIVMGSVIALMLFATLGVALLCSRRNKRDNDRAPREPTDPVTLIFTDIENSTAQWAAHPDLMTEAVAAHHRLIRALVLSHNCYEVKTIGDSFMIASKHPSQAVQLAADVQLMFLHNDWGTDVFDNFYRELEETNAKEDNEYTSPTACLDPEVYSRLWSGLRVRIGIHTGLCDIRHDEVTKGYDYYGPATNMAARTESVANGGQVLITHATYMSLSESERQQFGVTALGPVALRGVPQPVQLYQLSAVPGRTFAALRLDREYFFEDENETTNSTSENSSSRAELGESAQMIMTSLQMLLSTFKGPQREKLLTPYCERWRVPLPRKCTRVWDEEYCQEVMRRIAAKVGHVADHCAVGQSNHSTSTLSSASVVIISENKAFLDTCSSML